Sequence from the Streptosporangium brasiliense genome:
TCCGGCTTGAGCGCGGAGATGGCCTCCAGATTGGGCGCCTGGAGGGTGCCGACCGGCTTGGTGGCGTCGAGCGCGGATCCCAGGTATTTCGGCCAGGCCTGATTTTCGGACGCCTGCGCCGCGCCGACCGGTGTGAGGCCCAGGGAGACCATGGTGTCGAGCTTGTCGGTGTCGAGCACGATGACCCGCTTGGGGGACTCGGGCACCTTCGTCTCGCCCATCGCGTGCTTGATCGTGCGGGTCGGCCCCTCGGCGGCCTGGCCGCCGCCGGAGGAGCCGCAGGCCGCGAGGGCGAGGGTGGACAGCAGGACGGCGGCCGCGGCCCTGGCCGTGCGGAAGGTCATCGATTCCCCTTAGAGCTTTAGGTAAGGCATGCCTAAGCATAGTTGTGGTCATCTGCGGGCCAAGGGGCGCCCTGTCCGAAACACCCTCGAAACACCGTGTGGCCGAGTTTCACAGATGCGAAACACACCTGGTCGGGACCTGAAACGGCGGAAGCGGACGCTGTGGCGCAACGTCAGTGCGCGGCCGGTCGACGGAGCCCAGGAAGCGTTCACTGCGACTGTGAAAACGGCCACACGCCATTTGTAAGGGAGGGTCGCATCGAATGAAGATCGATAGCGGCACCACTGCCTGGATGCTCACGGCCACCGCGCTGGTGTTGCTGATGACTCCTGGGCTCGCGTTCTTCTACGGGGGCATGACCAGGGCCAAGAGCGTCCTGAACATGATGATGATGTCGTTCGTCAGCATCGTCACCGTCACCATCGCCTGGGTTCTGTACGGACACTCGCTGACCTTCACCGACAACGGCAGCGACATCGTCAACAAGTTCGTCGGCGGCTTCGACGCCCTCGGCCTGCAGAGCCTGGTCGACACGGCCACCAAGGACGACGGCACCGGCATGCCGAGCCTCGTCTTCTCGGCCTTCCAGCTCACTTTCGCGATCATCACCGTCGCCCTGATCAGCGGTGCCATCGCCGACCGTGCCAAGTTCGGCGCCTGGGTGCTGTTCACCGTCGTCTGGGCGACCGTCGTCTACTTCCCCGTGGCCCACTGGGTCTGGGGCAACGGCTGGCTGTTCAACCTCGGCATCGAGGACTTCGCCGGCGGCACCGTGGTCCACATCAACGCGGGAGCGGCGGCACTCGCCCTCGCGCTGGTCCTCGGCAGGCGCGCCGGATGGCGCAAGGAGCCGATGCGGCCGCACAACCTGACCCTGGTGCTGCTCGGCGCGGGTCTGCTCTGGTTCGGCTGGTTCGGCTTCAACGCGGGCTCCGAGCTCGCCGTCGACGGCACCGCCGGCCTGGCGTTCATGAACACCCAGATCGCCACCGCGGTCGCCGCCGGCGCCTGGATCGTGGTTGAGAAGACGCGCGACGGCCACGCCAGCAGCCTCGGCGTCGCCTCGGGCGCCGTCGCCGGCCTGGTCGCCATCACCCCGGCCTGTGGCTTCGTCGACCCCTGGGCCGCCATGCTCATCGGCGCCCTGGCCGGCGCGGTCTGCGCCTACGCCGTGGGCCTGAAGTACAAGCTCGGCTACGACGACTCGCTCGACGTGGTGGGCGTGCACCTGGTCGGCGGCGTGATCGGCGCGGTCTCCCTCGGATTCCTCGCCGCCTACCCGTTCCTGGAGCAGCAGCACAAGGGTCTGTTCTACGGTGGCGGTGTCATCCAGCTGGGTCTGCAGATCCTGGGCCCGGTGGCCGTCGGCGCCTATTCGTTTGCCATCACCTGGGTCATCGCAAAGATCATCGACAGGGTGATGGGCTTCCGGGTCAGCACGGAGGAAGAGGTCACCGGCATCGACATCACCTCCCACGCCGAGACCGGTTACGACCTCGGCACCATCCACTCCTCGGGTGTGGCCTCCGCCAACGGCGCGGTCGTCGCCCCGGCGTCCAAGAAGGTCGGCGCATGAGACTCATCACCGCGGTCATCAAGCCCTTCAAGCTCGACGACGTGAAGGCGGCCCTGGAGCAGTTCGGTGTCAAGGGCATGACGGTCAGCGAGGCCAGCGGGTACGGCCGCCAGCGCGGCCACACCGAGGTCTACCGGGGCGCCGAGTACCAGGTGGACCTGGTGCCCAAGGTCCGGCTGGAGGTGCTCGCCGAGGAGGACGACGCCGATGACGTCATCGACGTCATCGTCAAGGCCGCGCAGACCGGCAAGATCGGTGACGGCAAGGTCTGGTCGGTCCCGGTGGACACGGTCGTCCGGGTCCGCACCGGGGAGCGCGGACCCGAGGCGCTCTGACCGGTGAGAGGCGACAC
This genomic interval carries:
- a CDS encoding P-II family nitrogen regulator, whose translation is MRLITAVIKPFKLDDVKAALEQFGVKGMTVSEASGYGRQRGHTEVYRGAEYQVDLVPKVRLEVLAEEDDADDVIDVIVKAAQTGKIGDGKVWSVPVDTVVRVRTGERGPEAL
- a CDS encoding ammonium transporter, which encodes MKIDSGTTAWMLTATALVLLMTPGLAFFYGGMTRAKSVLNMMMMSFVSIVTVTIAWVLYGHSLTFTDNGSDIVNKFVGGFDALGLQSLVDTATKDDGTGMPSLVFSAFQLTFAIITVALISGAIADRAKFGAWVLFTVVWATVVYFPVAHWVWGNGWLFNLGIEDFAGGTVVHINAGAAALALALVLGRRAGWRKEPMRPHNLTLVLLGAGLLWFGWFGFNAGSELAVDGTAGLAFMNTQIATAVAAGAWIVVEKTRDGHASSLGVASGAVAGLVAITPACGFVDPWAAMLIGALAGAVCAYAVGLKYKLGYDDSLDVVGVHLVGGVIGAVSLGFLAAYPFLEQQHKGLFYGGGVIQLGLQILGPVAVGAYSFAITWVIAKIIDRVMGFRVSTEEEVTGIDITSHAETGYDLGTIHSSGVASANGAVVAPASKKVGA